From the genome of Fibrobacter sp. UWR4, one region includes:
- the hisS gene encoding histidine--tRNA ligase, whose amino-acid sequence MSIAIPQLPKGTRDFYPEAQRIQNYIFDTWRKTAEEFAYEEYEGPMFEHLELYTGKSGEEIVSQLYNFVDKGDREIALRPEMTPTLARLVIQKARELKKPFKWFSMPRLFRYEKAQKGRLREFFQLNMDIIGTESIYAEADLMASIATMLRKFGLEDTDFAIGVSSRKLLATYLEEIGAPNPVLVYPVLDRRLKIGPEAFAKALADAGLTDEQVAKLDAFMSCKSIEEVQAAVKSEAATAALAEIQDLFATLEAAGFGKCVNLDLSIVRGLAYYTGIVFEVFDKGKSMRAIAGGGRYDSLTEKLGGDRIPGVGFGMGDVVLADLLREHGKLPDPKQSVDFYIASFTNDMKKVFETAQTFRASGNSVSHPLASMKMGKQLDQANYQGAKIVVYVDGDKAAAGEFEYKDLRDGTMHVGNVEAIKAAL is encoded by the coding sequence ATGAGTATTGCAATTCCCCAGCTGCCGAAAGGCACACGCGATTTTTATCCTGAAGCACAGCGCATTCAGAACTATATCTTTGACACTTGGCGTAAAACCGCCGAAGAATTTGCCTACGAAGAATACGAAGGCCCCATGTTCGAACATCTGGAGCTGTACACCGGCAAATCCGGCGAGGAAATCGTAAGCCAACTTTACAACTTTGTGGACAAGGGCGACCGCGAAATCGCCCTCCGCCCCGAAATGACCCCGACGCTCGCCCGCTTGGTGATCCAGAAGGCTCGTGAACTGAAGAAACCCTTCAAGTGGTTCTCCATGCCTCGCCTGTTCCGTTACGAAAAGGCTCAAAAGGGTCGTCTCCGCGAATTCTTCCAGCTGAATATGGACATTATCGGTACCGAAAGCATCTACGCCGAAGCCGATTTGATGGCATCTATCGCCACTATGCTCCGTAAGTTCGGCCTCGAAGACACTGATTTTGCTATTGGCGTTAGCTCCCGTAAGCTTCTGGCCACCTACCTTGAGGAAATCGGCGCACCGAACCCGGTTCTCGTTTACCCTGTTCTGGACCGCCGCCTGAAAATTGGTCCCGAAGCATTTGCAAAGGCTCTTGCCGACGCAGGCCTTACCGACGAACAGGTTGCAAAACTGGACGCATTCATGAGCTGCAAGTCCATTGAAGAAGTCCAGGCTGCAGTCAAGAGCGAAGCCGCTACCGCAGCACTTGCTGAAATTCAGGATTTGTTCGCCACTTTGGAAGCAGCAGGCTTTGGCAAGTGCGTGAACCTGGATTTGAGCATCGTCCGTGGTCTCGCCTACTATACCGGCATCGTTTTCGAAGTGTTCGACAAGGGTAAGTCCATGCGCGCTATCGCAGGTGGTGGCCGTTACGACAGCCTTACTGAAAAGCTGGGCGGCGACCGCATTCCGGGCGTAGGCTTCGGTATGGGCGACGTGGTGCTTGCTGACCTGCTCCGTGAACACGGCAAGCTTCCCGACCCCAAGCAAAGTGTTGACTTCTACATCGCAAGCTTTACAAACGACATGAAGAAGGTCTTCGAAACTGCACAGACCTTCCGCGCAAGTGGTAATTCCGTTTCCCACCCGCTGGCATCCATGAAGATGGGCAAGCAGCTGGACCAGGCAAACTACCAGGGCGCAAAGATCGTTGTATACGTTGATGGCGACAAGGCTGCCGCAGGTGAGTTCGAATACAAGGACCTCCGCGACGGTACCATGCACGTCGGTAACGTAGAAGCAATCAAGGCAGCCCTCTAA
- a CDS encoding GDSL-type esterase/lipase family protein produces the protein MTPLKTLLSILSLFVVLGLMAIVYPEKGISVGDFTLRFPALTDIFVKDDGQASDSSEVAQADPEAVLKEMLEATRQKEFAEFSDSLNFYEEFFQKGRTRFDLPNNDPTWFDRFFLHLELAEMDSTVVHIVHYGDSQLEEDRISSTIREDLQSKFGGNGPGLLPPILNTPSMNTSYWNSGDLKRFMVYATADDMATHNRYGILAQMAELNGNAVIGLKKRVERKDKFPHVGGYATIKVLAGKRGNLKLKLTYESSYQDSVGVNEDGTVKYKKKTKTVDAGAPQVEKMNKLAVYTWKLADTTSSAKINLSGNTDIYAIAADGKYGVAVDNVAMRGSSGTMFHKIDAELLAESYRAMNARLIIMEYGGNLVPGTSSKNIDWTKKIITKQIKTIQEANPNADILFIGPADMAKQVDGKWQTYPALNMTIKALREVALENGLAYWDMHRVMGGNGSIMKWVKKEPPLGFTDHVHFTRRGAAYMGDLFSEALKMHYDYFKFRDRHDISDAKLKEIHEFKNAKTKDAAAEAAPKQNSKKAPETKK, from the coding sequence ATGACCCCGTTAAAAACTCTTCTTAGTATTCTTAGCCTTTTCGTAGTCCTTGGCCTTATGGCCATCGTCTACCCCGAAAAAGGTATTTCTGTTGGCGACTTTACACTTCGATTCCCGGCACTTACGGATATTTTCGTGAAGGATGACGGACAGGCTAGCGATTCCTCTGAAGTCGCCCAGGCTGACCCGGAAGCAGTCCTCAAGGAAATGCTGGAAGCAACCCGCCAGAAGGAATTCGCAGAATTCTCCGACTCCCTGAATTTCTATGAAGAGTTTTTCCAGAAGGGTCGTACCAGGTTTGACCTGCCTAACAACGACCCCACCTGGTTTGACCGCTTTTTCCTGCACTTGGAACTTGCAGAGATGGATAGCACCGTTGTTCACATCGTGCATTATGGCGACTCCCAGCTGGAAGAAGACCGCATTTCCTCCACCATTCGTGAAGACCTGCAGTCTAAGTTCGGCGGCAACGGCCCCGGCCTCCTGCCTCCCATCCTGAATACTCCGTCCATGAACACTTCCTACTGGAACAGTGGCGACCTGAAACGTTTCATGGTATATGCAACAGCGGACGACATGGCAACCCATAACCGTTACGGCATTCTAGCCCAGATGGCGGAACTGAACGGCAATGCTGTGATCGGCCTGAAGAAGCGTGTTGAACGTAAGGACAAGTTCCCCCACGTAGGTGGTTATGCCACCATTAAGGTTCTGGCTGGCAAGCGCGGCAACCTCAAGCTTAAGCTTACGTACGAAAGTTCCTATCAGGATTCTGTAGGTGTTAACGAAGACGGTACCGTAAAATACAAGAAGAAGACAAAGACTGTAGACGCAGGTGCACCCCAGGTCGAAAAGATGAACAAGCTGGCGGTGTACACCTGGAAACTTGCAGATACCACCTCCAGTGCCAAGATTAATCTCAGTGGCAACACGGACATTTACGCCATCGCTGCAGATGGTAAGTACGGCGTAGCTGTGGACAACGTGGCAATGCGTGGAAGTTCCGGCACCATGTTCCACAAGATCGACGCCGAGCTCCTTGCGGAATCCTATAGGGCGATGAACGCCCGTCTGATTATTATGGAATACGGCGGAAATCTTGTTCCCGGCACTAGTTCCAAGAACATCGACTGGACCAAGAAGATCATTACGAAGCAGATCAAGACCATCCAGGAAGCAAACCCCAACGCAGACATTCTATTCATCGGTCCTGCAGACATGGCAAAGCAGGTGGATGGTAAGTGGCAGACCTATCCGGCTCTGAACATGACCATCAAGGCTCTTCGCGAAGTTGCTCTTGAAAACGGTCTGGCATACTGGGATATGCACCGAGTCATGGGCGGAAATGGTTCCATCATGAAATGGGTTAAGAAGGAACCTCCTCTGGGCTTTACGGACCACGTTCACTTCACTCGTCGCGGTGCTGCCTACATGGGCGACCTGTTTAGCGAAGCTTTGAAGATGCATTACGATTACTTCAAGTTCCGCGACAGGCACGACATTAGCGACGCCAAGCTGAAGGAAATCCACGAATTTAAGAACGCCAAGACTAAGGACGCTGCAGCGGAAGCAGCCCCGAAGCAAAATTCTAAAAAAGCCCCGGAGACTAAGAAATGA
- a CDS encoding GDSL-type esterase/lipase family protein, giving the protein MRFVAALLLLLSVMVCARPTDKPGAYSSNAEKYDFIDTSLNIIQFPKGDAKFQPLFNKLDTLVFENRGQVKILHIGGSHLQADVISGRIREHFVKEYPGASAGRGFIFPYSAARTNTPSSYASKYQGIWDRSMNIMREVTKPLGLLGIAVSTSDPRAEITLLLNKYNATPIWNESSIRLFGYSDSNNVVPVLKVDSMEIMGIQDTASGSFVFTPPHPIDTIQIAFRWTDTTYQSSMTQFVTDSLIQDSITRVQDSLQHIQDSIAALNPKAKSSSSAKSSSSSATALGVAKTDILLDNSGIALDSMFEGECDVLDTACLALEERRSLDEAKQITDTLASDSNKVRVRPRFTLTGILTETNAPGISYSNVGINGARVPSYFEEICPQFENELKFFKPDLVIFAIGINDANVEKFDADGFRKNYEQLIARIQKVSPKTAFIFETNNDMYRKVKRRYVQHPVGETARKAFFQLAEKYGAGVWDKFSLMGGLGSMAQWEKANLAKKDKVHFNLNGYHLLGDLFFKAFVSAYQEHIAALPALEPVAPAADTTQAKPAAATPAKAATAAPAAAPAKK; this is encoded by the coding sequence ATGAGATTTGTAGCCGCCCTGTTGCTTCTATTGTCGGTTATGGTCTGTGCTCGCCCCACGGACAAGCCGGGCGCCTATTCATCCAACGCAGAGAAGTACGATTTCATCGACACCTCCCTCAACATCATCCAGTTTCCGAAAGGTGATGCAAAGTTCCAGCCTTTATTCAACAAGCTGGATACGCTTGTATTTGAAAATCGTGGTCAGGTGAAAATTCTCCACATCGGAGGATCACACCTTCAAGCGGACGTCATTTCCGGACGAATCCGTGAGCATTTCGTAAAGGAATATCCGGGTGCATCTGCAGGCCGCGGCTTTATCTTCCCCTACTCCGCAGCAAGAACCAATACGCCATCCAGTTATGCCTCCAAGTACCAGGGTATCTGGGACAGAAGCATGAACATCATGCGTGAAGTGACAAAGCCTCTCGGACTTCTGGGTATCGCCGTAAGCACAAGCGACCCTCGTGCAGAAATCACCTTGCTGTTGAACAAGTATAACGCAACACCCATCTGGAACGAATCCAGCATCCGCCTGTTCGGTTACAGCGACAGCAACAACGTGGTACCCGTACTGAAAGTGGATTCCATGGAAATTATGGGCATCCAGGATACCGCAAGCGGAAGCTTCGTATTCACGCCACCCCATCCCATTGACACCATCCAGATCGCTTTCCGCTGGACTGACACAACTTATCAGAGTTCCATGACCCAGTTCGTGACGGACTCCCTCATTCAGGATTCCATCACCCGCGTCCAGGATTCCCTCCAGCACATTCAGGATTCCATTGCAGCCTTGAATCCCAAGGCAAAGTCATCTTCCAGCGCAAAGAGTTCCTCCTCTTCGGCAACTGCCTTAGGTGTTGCCAAGACAGACATTCTGTTGGACAATTCCGGAATCGCCCTGGATTCCATGTTTGAAGGAGAATGCGACGTGCTGGATACCGCATGTCTCGCCCTGGAAGAACGTAGAAGTCTAGACGAAGCAAAGCAGATTACTGATACTTTGGCAAGCGACTCCAACAAGGTTCGCGTCCGTCCACGCTTTACTCTTACCGGCATCCTGACAGAGACGAACGCCCCGGGCATTTCCTACTCCAACGTGGGTATTAACGGAGCTCGCGTTCCCAGCTATTTTGAAGAAATCTGCCCTCAGTTCGAGAATGAACTGAAGTTCTTCAAGCCGGACCTGGTCATTTTCGCCATTGGCATTAACGATGCCAACGTGGAAAAATTTGACGCAGACGGGTTCCGCAAGAATTACGAACAGCTCATTGCGAGAATCCAGAAGGTAAGCCCCAAAACAGCATTTATCTTCGAGACCAACAACGACATGTACCGCAAGGTAAAGCGTCGTTACGTCCAGCACCCTGTCGGAGAAACTGCCCGCAAGGCATTCTTCCAGTTGGCCGAAAAATACGGTGCAGGCGTATGGGACAAGTTCTCCCTCATGGGTGGCCTAGGATCTATGGCCCAGTGGGAAAAGGCAAACCTGGCAAAGAAGGACAAGGTACACTTCAACCTGAATGGCTATCACCTTCTAGGAGACCTGTTCTTCAAGGCATTCGTCAGCGCCTATCAGGAACACATTGCAGCCCTGCCTGCGCTTGAGCCTGTTGCTCCCGCTGCAGACACGACCCAGGCAAAACCCGCTGCGGCAACACCAGCAAAAGCAGCAACAGCTGCCCCGGCAGCTGCACCCGCCAAGAAATAG
- a CDS encoding MBOAT family protein: protein MDYILPFLTRTFAFDPNSPLLFTQFYFWGFFAVVFAVLTLVHNKILMRNTFLFATSMFFYYKTSGSYVCILAFCVVANFFIGKFIENTDEKWKKKAWMILSVIIDLLVLCYYKYAYFFLDVLYDIFGVELHVYNFFAAASNAMFGTNSLVDRIVLPVGISFFTFQAMSYCIDIYRGKIKAVTNILDFGFYLTFFPQLVAGPIVRADKFVPQLYKKFFLPRRTFGMAVFWILNGLAKKIILSDYLSTNFVDRVFDTPLLFTGFENLIALFAYSLQVYADFSGYTDIAIGVALLMGFRLPQNFNSPYKALSPTEFWRRWHISLSSWLRDYVYIPLGGNRGASVGTYFWIGFISLVAIILSGSGWVGLAIGLFLLYIALFAYFKPESRKFITTNMNAMSTQIIGGWWHGASWNFIIWGGLNGFGQVFNKFWVKRGITFRASVSFVLFAVSAIVFKNGGYPIFAITAVWFGVLFFGIYAVMIFRLFSDKTYHWLYTSWNVTLTFVFITFTRLFFRAGSNLDPAEANEVAWNTAKNMVQQMGTAWQLDTIPTIAWAHINIILVFIAGMLIHWIPKKVKSRYRITFASLPIPAMVAATAAIIFVIYQFMSADSQPFIYFQF from the coding sequence ATGGATTACATCCTCCCCTTCCTCACTAGAACTTTTGCTTTTGACCCCAATAGTCCCCTGCTATTCACGCAGTTCTATTTCTGGGGCTTCTTCGCTGTCGTATTCGCAGTCCTGACTTTGGTACACAACAAGATCCTGATGCGCAATACGTTCCTGTTTGCCACCAGTATGTTCTTCTACTATAAGACCAGCGGAAGCTATGTCTGCATCCTGGCATTCTGCGTGGTCGCCAACTTCTTCATCGGAAAGTTCATCGAGAATACCGACGAAAAATGGAAAAAGAAAGCATGGATGATTCTCTCGGTCATTATTGACCTTTTGGTTCTGTGCTACTACAAGTACGCCTACTTCTTCCTGGATGTGCTTTACGATATCTTCGGCGTAGAACTTCATGTCTACAATTTCTTTGCAGCCGCCAGCAACGCCATGTTCGGCACCAATTCCCTGGTGGACCGCATCGTCCTGCCGGTAGGTATTTCCTTCTTTACCTTCCAGGCAATGAGTTACTGCATCGACATCTACCGCGGTAAGATCAAGGCCGTTACAAACATCCTGGATTTCGGTTTCTACCTCACGTTCTTCCCCCAGCTGGTGGCAGGTCCCATTGTTAGAGCAGACAAGTTCGTTCCCCAGCTCTATAAGAAGTTCTTCCTCCCCCGCAGGACTTTCGGCATGGCTGTATTCTGGATTCTGAACGGTCTTGCCAAGAAAATCATTCTTTCCGACTACCTGTCCACCAACTTCGTGGACCGAGTATTCGATACCCCCCTTCTGTTCACGGGCTTTGAAAACCTGATTGCCCTGTTTGCCTATTCCCTTCAGGTCTATGCCGACTTCTCCGGTTATACGGACATTGCAATCGGCGTCGCCCTCCTGATGGGTTTCCGTCTTCCCCAGAACTTCAACAGTCCTTACAAGGCGTTGTCTCCTACGGAATTCTGGCGTCGCTGGCATATCAGTCTTTCCAGCTGGCTCCGCGATTACGTTTATATCCCCCTGGGCGGTAACAGAGGCGCAAGTGTCGGCACCTATTTCTGGATTGGTTTCATCAGCCTCGTAGCCATCATCCTTTCCGGTAGCGGCTGGGTAGGCCTTGCCATCGGCCTGTTCCTCCTTTATATTGCCCTATTCGCCTACTTCAAACCCGAATCCCGCAAATTCATCACCACCAATATGAACGCCATGTCTACCCAGATTATCGGTGGTTGGTGGCACGGTGCCAGCTGGAACTTCATCATCTGGGGCGGTCTGAATGGTTTTGGCCAGGTATTCAACAAGTTCTGGGTGAAACGCGGTATTACGTTCCGCGCCTCCGTTTCCTTCGTCCTGTTTGCCGTAAGCGCAATCGTCTTCAAGAATGGCGGCTACCCTATTTTCGCAATTACCGCAGTCTGGTTCGGTGTTCTGTTCTTCGGCATTTATGCAGTTATGATTTTCCGCTTGTTCAGCGACAAGACCTACCACTGGCTCTACACCTCCTGGAACGTGACCTTGACATTCGTCTTCATCACCTTCACCCGCCTATTCTTCCGCGCAGGTTCTAATTTGGACCCGGCCGAAGCAAATGAAGTCGCCTGGAATACAGCCAAGAACATGGTCCAGCAGATGGGAACCGCCTGGCAGCTGGATACAATCCCCACCATCGCATGGGCTCATATCAACATCATCCTGGTGTTTATTGCAGGTATGCTGATCCACTGGATTCCAAAGAAGGTCAAAAGTCGTTACCGCATCACCTTTGCAAGCCTTCCCATACCCGCAATGGTAGCTGCAACAGCGGCAATTATCTTCGTAATTTACCAGTTCATGAGTGCCGATTCCCAGCCGTTCATTTACTTCCAGTTCTAG
- a CDS encoding EAL domain-containing protein, whose protein sequence is MADIIDKKRYILLNKFVLLTILIESLTTMALPMDFNPAGFAEGPAIQAGYGWFVFNFIVTLVFLVKNHNKISRRRRFGIVLWIGIWLILTMTEMLYPQWPLISLAITLGILLLFGLLEKPESKLEKQYGCFNYFALISFLEEMVENQTPISIITVSLKTEGVLSGKNLYEAGRQVLDVLERHGDVWIFRGINQDFISVSKKREAIEEVSADLEREAKQFPKKARYARIIRSYENTTFSSANEILQFLNYLKKRDNEQTRIFDATAELIQSFHNKEMIKIELRNALIENRLEAFFQPIYSVHEKRITSCEALARIRKKDGELLMPSEFIPIAEENGSILELGYKIFKQTCDFLSHNENLVNYVEVNLSVVQCEDEGLAEKLIEIMEEYNIPPKKINLEITETASIVTKQKLLKNMQILLDYGVTFSLDDFGKGESNLMYVVEMPISIVKLDFDMSKSYFKNQKAKYVVNAVENMSHGLNLKLVAEGIESEDELNAMIRQNIDYIQGYYVSKPLPRQEFIDFVQNYNKS, encoded by the coding sequence ATGGCGGACATCATCGACAAAAAAAGATACATCCTGCTCAACAAGTTTGTCCTCTTAACGATCCTTATAGAATCCCTAACCACTATGGCCCTGCCCATGGATTTCAATCCGGCAGGATTCGCCGAGGGTCCCGCCATCCAGGCAGGATACGGCTGGTTTGTTTTTAACTTTATCGTCACGTTAGTATTCCTCGTTAAGAATCACAATAAGATCAGCAGGCGCAGGCGCTTCGGGATCGTTCTGTGGATTGGCATCTGGTTAATCCTTACCATGACAGAAATGCTATACCCTCAGTGGCCCCTTATTAGCCTGGCCATTACCTTGGGAATTCTACTTCTGTTCGGCCTTCTGGAAAAGCCTGAATCCAAATTGGAAAAGCAGTATGGATGTTTCAACTACTTTGCCTTGATCAGTTTCCTCGAAGAAATGGTGGAAAACCAAACACCCATTTCCATAATTACAGTTTCACTCAAGACAGAAGGAGTCCTGTCAGGCAAGAATCTTTACGAAGCCGGCAGGCAAGTCCTGGATGTTCTGGAAAGGCACGGCGACGTATGGATTTTCAGAGGGATCAATCAGGACTTTATCAGCGTCTCAAAAAAAAGAGAGGCCATTGAAGAGGTATCCGCAGATCTAGAAAGGGAAGCGAAGCAATTCCCTAAGAAAGCCCGTTACGCACGTATCATACGCAGCTACGAAAACACAACCTTCTCTTCGGCAAACGAGATCCTCCAGTTCCTGAATTACCTCAAGAAACGAGACAATGAACAAACTCGGATCTTTGACGCTACAGCAGAGCTCATCCAATCCTTCCATAACAAGGAGATGATTAAGATCGAACTGCGAAACGCCTTGATCGAGAATCGCCTAGAAGCTTTTTTCCAGCCCATCTATTCCGTTCACGAAAAGCGTATTACTTCCTGCGAAGCATTGGCCCGAATCCGAAAGAAAGATGGCGAACTTCTCATGCCCAGCGAATTCATTCCCATCGCAGAGGAAAACGGTAGTATTCTTGAATTGGGATATAAGATCTTTAAACAGACCTGCGATTTCCTCTCCCATAATGAAAACCTCGTGAATTATGTAGAAGTAAATCTTTCCGTGGTTCAATGCGAGGATGAAGGGCTGGCAGAAAAGTTGATTGAAATTATGGAGGAATACAATATTCCACCAAAGAAGATTAATCTTGAAATTACGGAAACAGCCTCCATCGTAACCAAGCAGAAACTGCTCAAGAATATGCAGATCTTGCTGGATTACGGCGTTACCTTCTCCCTGGACGACTTCGGCAAGGGCGAATCCAATTTGATGTACGTAGTGGAAATGCCCATTTCTATCGTGAAACTTGATTTCGACATGAGCAAGTCCTACTTCAAGAACCAGAAGGCAAAGTACGTCGTAAATGCAGTGGAAAACATGTCCCACGGTCTAAACCTGAAGCTCGTGGCAGAAGGTATCGAAAGCGAAGATGAACTGAACGCGATGATAAGGCAGAATATTGACTATATCCAGGGTTATTACGTATCTAAGCCTCTTCCCAGACAAGAGTTCATCGACTTCGTCCAGAATTATAACAAGAGCTAG
- a CDS encoding class I SAM-dependent RNA methyltransferase — protein sequence MADASNSALEKRIKKHVIGKPHRFMAVAPLGFEDTLAEELKYIGVECAAGIQVAGDGKVEFTAKITEAWKAVAYSRIANRVLMEIGNFKAENFGQLEKGVAAVPWELFLGERSAAKSRNLGIHVTCKHSRLYHSDAVKERIQKVVLNSFQNQQINTEYSQNLYVTLIDDRCTLWLDLAGEELYKRGHERFVAEAPLKETIAAAMIFEASKIAGTPIPQSTEGATPHLKASEASAPLPTSNFPLPTSYFLLPTIIDPMAGSGTFSLEAAYIANGLIPGKCRDFALKHQPAFKEGTWNFILKGRHSETAAPFRHSEQRSDEESTTNLLTIITSDISERPVDIIKHNVDVSPLAEIAQSNPDAVTINPQLKDFFTYTIDDICAVQPPANQSSIILLNPPYGKRLAIDAPKLYTKIGKKLNELAGVTVAILVPKDCMEPLLKYCPTLNHQKNESVKLIETSHGGFSLNAIFAKI from the coding sequence ATGGCTGACGCAAGCAATTCCGCCCTGGAAAAACGAATCAAGAAACATGTGATCGGAAAACCCCACCGCTTTATGGCGGTGGCTCCTTTGGGATTTGAAGATACTCTTGCCGAAGAACTGAAGTACATTGGCGTGGAGTGCGCCGCGGGTATACAAGTTGCTGGCGACGGCAAGGTGGAATTCACCGCCAAGATTACGGAAGCATGGAAAGCCGTAGCCTACAGTCGAATCGCAAACCGTGTGCTCATGGAAATCGGAAATTTCAAGGCCGAGAATTTTGGGCAGCTGGAAAAAGGCGTAGCAGCAGTGCCGTGGGAACTTTTTTTAGGCGAGCGGAGCGCAGCGAAGTCGAGGAATCTAGGCATTCACGTCACTTGCAAACATTCTCGTCTGTACCATAGCGACGCAGTCAAGGAACGTATTCAAAAAGTCGTTCTGAACTCGTTTCAGAATCAGCAGATCAATACAGAATATTCGCAAAACCTTTATGTAACGCTCATCGATGACCGTTGCACCCTATGGCTGGACTTAGCTGGCGAAGAACTTTACAAGCGGGGACATGAACGTTTTGTGGCGGAAGCCCCCCTAAAGGAAACCATCGCCGCCGCCATGATATTTGAGGCCTCAAAAATTGCGGGCACCCCCATACCTCAAAGCACCGAAGGTGCGACCCCACACCTCAAAGCGAGCGAAGCGAGCGCCCCTCTTCCTACTTCCAACTTCCCACTTCCTACTTCCTACTTCCTACTTCCTACTATTATTGACCCCATGGCCGGCAGCGGAACGTTCAGTCTTGAAGCCGCCTACATCGCCAACGGTCTTATTCCCGGAAAATGTCGCGATTTCGCCTTGAAGCACCAGCCCGCATTCAAGGAAGGCACCTGGAACTTTATTCTGAAAGGACGTCATTCTGAAACAGCAGCGCCCTTTCGTCATTCTGAGCAGCGAAGCGACGAAGAATCCACGACAAACCTCCTCACCATTATCACCAGCGATATTTCGGAACGCCCCGTCGACATTATTAAGCACAACGTCGACGTTTCTCCCCTGGCAGAAATTGCGCAGTCCAATCCAGACGCGGTTACCATCAACCCGCAGCTGAAGGATTTCTTTACCTACACCATCGATGACATCTGCGCTGTTCAACCGCCCGCAAATCAATCATCAATCATTTTACTGAATCCGCCCTATGGCAAGCGCCTGGCTATTGACGCTCCGAAACTTTATACTAAAATCGGAAAAAAACTGAACGAACTTGCTGGCGTCACCGTAGCAATTCTTGTTCCTAAGGATTGTATGGAACCCTTGCTGAAATACTGCCCCACGCTCAATCATCAAAAGAATGAATCCGTCAAGCTTATAGAAACGAGTCACGGCGGATTCAGCTTGAACGCCATTTTTGCAAAAATTTAG